In the genome of Fibrobacter sp., one region contains:
- a CDS encoding ORF6N domain-containing protein, with the protein MKKKEAPVTGKEIALIDENLLKSKVYTIRGVKVMLDADLAEIYGYSTKDFNRQVKNNIERFPEIFRFQLTMDEIAELSRCKNCTSMQVKGVKGGRVYLPYAFTEQGIYMLMTVLKGDLAIKQSIAIVRLFKEMKDFIASENQQLLGCSNCVQIATLTAQHSHEIAEIRTDVARLEVESLKTQESLGKVMEFFHDPSTYKHHLILNGQKLEADVAYTQIYGMAQKSIFLFDDFVGVKTLDLLRGVAQNVNVTIFSDQRNGCALTQTMIDDFKAARPDVDIERRPAGGIFHDRYIVLDYGLDDEKMFHCGASSKDAGKRVTTIDDIEYPEVYHQLIEGVLGDLV; encoded by the coding sequence ATGAAGAAGAAAGAAGCCCCTGTTACGGGGAAAGAAATTGCCCTCATTGACGAGAATTTGCTGAAGAGCAAGGTTTACACCATCCGCGGCGTAAAGGTGATGCTTGACGCCGATTTGGCGGAAATTTATGGGTATAGTACCAAGGATTTCAATAGGCAGGTTAAGAATAATATAGAGCGTTTTCCCGAGATTTTCCGATTTCAGTTGACTATGGACGAAATTGCTGAATTATCGAGGTGCAAAAATTGCACCTCGATGCAGGTCAAAGGGGTGAAAGGTGGGCGAGTCTATTTACCTTATGCCTTTACAGAACAAGGTATTTACATGTTGATGACCGTTCTTAAGGGTGATTTGGCTATAAAACAGAGTATTGCCATTGTCCGTCTTTTCAAAGAAATGAAGGACTTTATTGCCTCTGAAAATCAGCAGTTGCTAGGTTGTTCCAACTGTGTTCAAATAGCAACCCTCACGGCTCAACATTCCCACGAAATAGCCGAAATTCGCACGGATGTGGCTCGTTTGGAGGTGGAGTCTCTGAAAACTCAGGAATCCTTGGGCAAGGTCATGGAGTTTTTCCACGACCCATCTACTTACAAGCACCACTTGATTCTGAATGGGCAAAAACTAGAGGCTGATGTCGCTTACACGCAGATTTATGGCATGGCTCAGAAGTCGATTTTCTTGTTTGATGATTTTGTTGGCGTAAAAACACTGGATTTATTGCGAGGTGTTGCTCAGAATGTGAATGTGACGATTTTTAGCGACCAGCGGAATGGCTGCGCTTTAACTCAAACGATGATTGACGACTTTAAGGCTGCTAGGCCTGATGTGGATATTGAGCGGAGGCCTGCAGGCGGTATATTTCACGATCGTTACATCGTGCTGGATTATGGGCTGGATGACGAGAAAATGTTCCACTGTGGTGCGTCAAGTAAGGACGCTGGAAAGCGCGTAACAACGATAGACGACATTGAATACCCTGAAGTCTATCACCAGCTGATCGAGGGAGTGTTGGGTGATTTAGTTTAG
- a CDS encoding ORF6N domain-containing protein, with the protein MKKKEAPVAGSSAVPANVAEKTKEIVLIDENLLKNKVYTIRGVKVMLDADLAEIYGYETRAFNQQVKLNIDKFDDDFRFQLTDDEFKRLMSKNLTSKTGRGGTRKLPFVFTEQGIYMLMTVLRGGLATLQSKAIIRLFKDMKDYIASENQQLLGCSNCVQIATLMAQNAKEIAEVRTDVARLEVESLKTQESLGKVMEFFHDPSTYKHHLILNGQKLEADVAYTQIYGMAQKSIFLFDDFVGVKTLDLLRGVAQNVNVTIFSDQRNGCALTQTMIDDFKAARPDVDIERRPAGGIFHDRYIVLDYGLDDEKMFHCGASSKDAGKRVTTIDDIEYPEVYHQLIEGVLKLR; encoded by the coding sequence ATGAAGAAGAAAGAAGCCCCTGTTGCGGGGAGTAGTGCTGTTCCGGCCAATGTTGCCGAGAAAACGAAAGAAATAGTCCTTATTGATGAAAATCTCCTGAAGAACAAGGTTTATACCATTCGCGGTGTAAAGGTGATGCTTGACGCCGATCTGGCGGAAATTTACGGGTATGAGACGAGAGCTTTTAATCAGCAGGTGAAATTAAACATCGACAAATTTGACGATGATTTTAGATTCCAACTTACGGATGATGAATTCAAACGTTTGATGTCAAAAAATTTGACATCAAAAACTGGACGGGGCGGAACAAGAAAACTTCCTTTTGTCTTTACCGAGCAGGGTATTTACATGCTCATGACGGTTCTTAGAGGTGGTCTTGCAACGCTGCAAAGTAAAGCAATAATCCGTCTTTTCAAAGACATGAAGGACTACATAGCCTCAGAGAACCAGCAGTTACTCGGTTGTTCTAATTGTGTTCAAATAGCAACTCTTATGGCCCAAAACGCGAAAGAAATTGCCGAAGTTCGCACGGATGTGGCTCGTTTGGAGGTGGAGTCTCTGAAAACTCAGGAATCCTTGGGCAAGGTCATGGAGTTTTTCCACGACCCATCTACTTACAAGCACCACTTGATTCTGAATGGGCAAAAACTAGAGGCTGATGTCGCTTACACGCAGATTTATGGCATGGCTCAGAAGTCGATTTTCTTGTTTGATGATTTTGTTGGCGTAAAAACACTGGATTTATTGCGAGGTGTTGCTCAGAATGTGAATGTGACGATTTTTAGCGACCAGCGGAATGGCTGCGCTTTAACTCAAACGATGATTGACGACTTTAAGGCTGCTAGGCCTGATGTGGATATTGAGCGGAGGCCTGCAGGCGGTATATTTCACGATCGTTACATCGTGCTGGATTATGGGCTGGATGACGAGAAAATGTTCCACTGTGGTGCGTCAAGTAAGGACGCTGGAAAGCGCGTAACAACGATAGACGACATTGAATACCCTGAAGTCTATCACCAGCTGATCGAGGGAGTGTTGAAATTGCGTTAG
- a CDS encoding putative toxin-antitoxin system toxin component, PIN family, with product MRKIVIDTNAMLQMLGSKSPYHFLWKKFLNEEYVLCVSTEILLEYEEIFRQKAADIVATMFMRTVQFSSNVVRKDPFFRLRLIKKDPDDNKFVDCAFACQADYIVSDDSHFRELKDVSFPKINLKTLESFARDFDAD from the coding sequence ATGCGAAAGATTGTTATTGATACGAATGCCATGCTGCAGATGCTTGGTAGTAAGTCTCCCTACCATTTTTTGTGGAAGAAATTTCTGAACGAAGAATATGTACTTTGCGTTTCAACAGAAATCCTATTGGAATATGAAGAAATCTTTCGTCAGAAGGCTGCAGACATTGTTGCAACAATGTTTATGAGAACTGTTCAGTTTTCTTCTAATGTTGTTCGAAAAGATCCGTTCTTCAGGTTGCGGCTAATAAAGAAGGACCCTGACGACAATAAGTTTGTGGACTGCGCCTTTGCGTGTCAAGCTGATTACATTGTTTCTGACGATTCACATTTTAGAGAACTTAAAGATGTAAGCTTTCCTAAAATAAATCTGAAAACACTGGAATCGTTTGCCCGTGATTTTGACGCTGATTGA